Proteins co-encoded in one Sulfuricaulis limicola genomic window:
- a CDS encoding LysR family transcriptional regulator: MDIDQARTFLAITANGSFLEAAKQLHLTQSTVSARIQRLEDELGTRLFVRNRAGASLTPAGRRFLDYAKRLVLTAEQARDDAGLPERYRASLRLGGRHALWEGFLPQWVGWMRHRANDVVIHSEIGFEEDLMRRLIEGSLDIGLMYTPTHSPGLVVEHLFDEILVLVSSRPDDKGPGEDYIYVEWGPGFYAQHAQSYPDLEGPAQIADIGWLGIQLALANGGSCFLPARMAAPFIAAGRLHRVAGSPEYAHPAYVVYPRSTDNPVLEQALQGLRELAAAEREHVARG; the protein is encoded by the coding sequence ATGGATATCGACCAGGCCCGGACTTTCCTCGCCATTACCGCAAACGGGAGTTTTCTCGAAGCGGCCAAGCAACTGCACCTGACCCAGTCGACCGTCAGCGCGCGCATCCAGCGGCTGGAGGATGAACTCGGCACCCGGCTGTTCGTGCGCAACCGCGCTGGCGCCAGCCTGACGCCCGCGGGCCGGCGTTTCCTCGATTACGCCAAGCGTCTGGTGTTGACTGCCGAACAGGCGCGCGACGACGCCGGCCTGCCGGAACGCTACCGCGCCAGCCTGCGCCTCGGCGGGCGCCACGCTCTGTGGGAGGGATTTCTGCCGCAGTGGGTCGGGTGGATGCGGCATCGCGCGAACGACGTCGTGATCCACAGCGAGATCGGTTTCGAGGAAGATCTCATGCGCCGGCTGATCGAGGGCTCGCTCGACATCGGCCTGATGTACACGCCGACCCACAGTCCCGGCCTGGTCGTCGAGCACCTGTTCGACGAAATCCTGGTGCTGGTCAGTTCGCGCCCCGACGACAAGGGCCCGGGCGAGGATTACATCTACGTTGAATGGGGTCCGGGTTTTTACGCCCAGCATGCCCAGAGTTATCCTGACCTCGAAGGGCCGGCGCAGATCGCCGACATCGGCTGGCTCGGCATCCAGCTGGCGCTGGCCAACGGCGGCAGCTGCTTCCTGCCTGCGCGCATGGCCGCGCCTTTTATTGCCGCCGGCCGGTTGCACCGCGTTGCGGGCTCGCCCGAATACGCGCACCCCGCCTACGTGGTCTACCCGCGCAGCACCGACAACCCGGTGCTGGAACAGGCGCTGCAAGGTTTGCGGGAACTGGCGGCGGCCGAGCGCGAGCATGTCGCGCGCGGGTAA